A window from bacterium encodes these proteins:
- a CDS encoding ATPase, T2SS/T4P/T4SS family: MIWPRWLGGGTSAPPSDGHAVDPAAVPAPVSPDGAGHPANGNGNGNGNGAARGDSLEHPANVSMRPGRPAAPPAAPPRGSGSVGPSNGQPGRPGAMPPGSIDGPGVPPGAAGEGKPALPRIEPIGEILLSHNVITHDQLRQALEVQRQSKGRLGRVLVEMGVVTERHLARAVAQQWGLPYTELAEDSINPEVARLIPAYLSQRHGVIAVDRKQDRLVVAMPDPSNVVAIDDIRLLTGLDVEIIIASPDDVGRLQGKFQGLVHDVEELLKAQGPAIESEILDDPTRTEEVTVERLRSMVEEAPIVRVVNQIIHQAVRAGASDIHLEPHRREVKVRFRVDGLLQDIMSPPKQIQAALISRVKILANLDIAERRVPQDGHIHLRLEGKEYDLRVSTLPTVLGEKIVIRLLDQSSTKVSLSRIGMPSDLLGAWEGLITKPYGMIIVTGPTGSGKTTTLYTSLERINTPECNIVSVEDPVEYQIPRVNQVQVNVKAGLTFAGGLRSILRQDPDIVLIGEIRDRETAQIAVQAAMTGHLVLTTLHTNDAPGAATRLADMGVEPFLVTGSLIGVLAQRLIRVICAHCKEAYTPPADALRRLGLDPAEHSGLKLYRGRGCDSCRMTGYRGRLGVFELMMMNDRLRSLILDGASSDQLRAAAHEGGMRLLREDGVQKVLEGVTTVEELLRVVFVTGDQ; the protein is encoded by the coding sequence GTGATTTGGCCGAGATGGCTCGGCGGCGGCACGTCCGCGCCGCCGTCCGACGGCCACGCGGTCGATCCCGCGGCCGTGCCGGCGCCGGTCTCACCCGACGGTGCCGGGCATCCCGCGAACGGCAACGGGAACGGGAACGGCAACGGCGCGGCCCGCGGAGACAGCCTCGAGCATCCGGCGAATGTGTCCATGCGTCCCGGACGTCCCGCCGCCCCGCCCGCGGCGCCGCCGCGCGGCTCCGGTTCCGTCGGTCCTTCGAACGGCCAGCCCGGCCGTCCGGGGGCGATGCCGCCGGGCTCGATCGACGGCCCCGGCGTGCCGCCGGGCGCGGCCGGCGAAGGCAAGCCCGCCCTGCCGCGCATTGAACCGATCGGCGAAATCCTTTTGTCGCACAACGTCATCACGCACGATCAGCTGCGGCAGGCGCTTGAGGTGCAGCGCCAGAGCAAAGGCCGCCTCGGCCGCGTGCTCGTGGAGATGGGCGTCGTCACGGAGCGCCACCTCGCGCGGGCGGTCGCGCAGCAGTGGGGGCTGCCCTACACCGAGCTGGCCGAGGACAGCATCAACCCCGAGGTCGCGCGTCTCATTCCGGCGTATTTGTCGCAGCGGCACGGCGTGATCGCGGTCGACCGCAAGCAGGATCGGCTCGTCGTCGCGATGCCGGATCCCTCCAACGTCGTCGCGATCGACGACATTCGACTGTTGACCGGGCTCGACGTCGAGATCATCATCGCCAGCCCCGACGACGTGGGCAGGCTGCAGGGCAAGTTCCAGGGGCTCGTCCACGACGTCGAAGAGCTGCTCAAGGCCCAGGGGCCGGCGATCGAATCCGAGATTCTCGACGATCCGACCCGCACCGAAGAGGTCACGGTCGAGCGTCTCCGGTCGATGGTCGAGGAGGCGCCGATCGTTCGCGTCGTCAACCAGATCATTCATCAGGCCGTCCGCGCGGGGGCGAGCGACATCCACCTCGAGCCGCACCGGCGCGAGGTGAAGGTGCGGTTCCGCGTCGACGGCCTCTTGCAAGATATCATGTCACCGCCGAAGCAGATCCAGGCCGCGCTGATTTCCCGCGTGAAGATCCTGGCGAACCTCGACATCGCGGAACGCCGGGTGCCGCAGGACGGCCACATCCACCTGCGCCTGGAAGGCAAGGAGTACGACCTGCGCGTGAGCACGCTTCCGACGGTGCTCGGCGAGAAGATCGTCATCCGGCTCCTCGACCAGTCCAGCACCAAGGTCTCCCTCAGCCGGATCGGGATGCCGAGCGACCTGCTGGGGGCGTGGGAAGGCCTGATCACCAAGCCCTACGGGATGATCATCGTCACCGGACCGACCGGCAGCGGCAAGACGACGACCCTGTACACGTCGCTCGAGCGCATCAACACGCCGGAATGCAACATCGTGAGCGTCGAGGATCCCGTGGAGTACCAGATTCCCCGGGTCAACCAGGTTCAGGTGAACGTCAAGGCCGGGCTCACGTTCGCGGGCGGTCTCCGCAGCATTCTGCGTCAGGATCCCGACATCGTGCTGATCGGCGAGATCCGCGACCGCGAGACGGCCCAGATCGCGGTGCAGGCGGCGATGACCGGACACCTCGTCCTGACGACGCTGCATACCAACGACGCGCCGGGGGCGGCGACGCGCCTCGCGGACATGGGCGTCGAGCCGTTCCTCGTGACGGGCTCGCTGATCGGCGTCCTGGCGCAGCGGCTGATCCGCGTGATCTGCGCCCACTGCAAGGAGGCGTACACGCCGCCGGCGGACGCGCTGCGGCGGCTCGGGCTCGACCCGGCGGAGCACAGCGGCCTGAAGCTGTACCGCGGCCGCGGATGCGACTCCTGCCGCATGACGGGGTACCGGGGACGGCTGGGCGTCTTCGAGCTCATGATGATGAACGACCGGCTGCGCTCGCTGATCCTCGACGGCGCCTCGTCGGATCAGCTGCGCGCGGCGGCGCACGAAGGCGGGATGCGTCTGCTGCGCGAGGACGGTGTGCAGAAGGTACTGGAGGGCGTCACGACGGTTGAGGAACTGCTGCGCGTGGTCTTCGTCACCGGGGACCAGTAA
- a CDS encoding MerR family transcriptional regulator — MVTQDDLPIYPIRTVASLTGVDARRLRSWESEYHLLEPARSKGGHRLYSPRDLRLVHLIRRLVDQEGMSLQGIKAFLAAQPSLAVSPSPASGASLQGAADAVEAASGHAPQPRRDVLEGARATAKAGSGAHVAGSTAGTVPLAARSHNGHGRTERA, encoded by the coding sequence GTGGTAACACAGGACGATCTACCGATCTATCCGATCCGCACGGTGGCCTCGTTGACCGGGGTGGACGCGCGCCGGCTTCGCAGCTGGGAGTCGGAATACCATCTGCTCGAGCCCGCGCGCAGCAAGGGCGGCCACCGGCTGTATTCGCCGCGCGATCTCCGGCTGGTGCATCTGATCCGCCGGCTGGTCGACCAGGAAGGGATGAGCCTGCAGGGCATCAAGGCGTTCCTCGCGGCGCAGCCCAGTCTCGCCGTGAGCCCGTCTCCGGCCTCCGGCGCCTCGCTGCAGGGGGCCGCCGATGCCGTCGAGGCGGCCTCCGGGCACGCGCCCCAGCCGAGACGCGACGTCCTCGAGGGCGCCCGCGCCACCGCCAAGGCGGGGAGCGGCGCCCACGTTGCGGGCTCGACGGCCGGCACCGTACCGCTCGCCGCGCGGTCGCACAACGGGCACGGCCGCACAGAGCGAGCCTAG
- a CDS encoding sigma-70 family RNA polymerase sigma factor, producing MGRDATGQQGIVETASGSGRGSRVQRQAAAQAPGAGAAPEAVRDHSRHAGNGEGHPRGGTAEVDGGDAAEILEQFQTYRRTQDRALHQKLVLRYLPLVHRIARRYVRPGAPLEDLVQIGSIGLIHAVTTFDPTRGVKFETYAFHHVAGEIRHFLRDGLEAVRAPRWVRKIYADLTAAVGRLQQELGRTPTVAEIAGAMNMTEAGVREVLDAHSQIRVRSMTDMTEEHDVRPDMIAHQRYVSLQLPVEDRIVLMHAMERLADLQRQVVYYLYYQDLTQSEVAQRLGVSQRHVSRLLAAALRHLAEPLRAAGLGSSAAAS from the coding sequence ATGGGACGCGACGCGACCGGGCAGCAAGGAATCGTGGAGACGGCGAGCGGTTCGGGACGGGGGAGCCGGGTCCAGCGGCAGGCCGCCGCGCAGGCGCCGGGGGCAGGGGCCGCGCCGGAGGCCGTTCGCGACCACAGCCGCCATGCGGGCAACGGAGAGGGGCATCCGCGAGGCGGCACAGCCGAGGTCGACGGAGGCGACGCCGCGGAGATTCTCGAGCAGTTTCAGACCTACCGGCGCACGCAGGATCGCGCGCTGCACCAGAAACTGGTTCTTCGATATCTGCCGCTCGTCCACCGGATCGCCCGGCGCTACGTGCGTCCCGGCGCGCCGCTCGAGGACCTCGTGCAGATCGGCTCGATCGGCCTGATCCACGCGGTGACGACGTTCGACCCGACGCGGGGCGTCAAGTTCGAGACCTACGCGTTCCACCACGTCGCGGGGGAGATCCGGCACTTCCTCCGTGACGGGCTCGAGGCGGTGCGCGCGCCGCGGTGGGTGCGCAAGATCTACGCCGACCTCACGGCGGCGGTCGGCCGGCTCCAGCAGGAGCTCGGCCGCACGCCGACGGTCGCCGAGATCGCGGGGGCGATGAACATGACCGAGGCGGGCGTTCGCGAGGTGCTCGACGCGCACAGCCAGATCCGGGTCCGGTCGATGACCGACATGACGGAAGAGCACGACGTCCGGCCGGACATGATCGCCCATCAGCGCTACGTCTCGCTGCAGCTCCCCGTCGAGGACCGGATCGTACTCATGCACGCGATGGAGCGCCTCGCCGACCTCCAGCGCCAGGTCGTGTACTACCTCTACTATCAGGACCTGACCCAGAGCGAAGTCGCCCAGCGTTTGGGCGTTTCACAGCGGCACGTATCGCGGCTGCTCGCCGCGGCGCTGCGGCATCTGGCCGAACCGCTTCGCGCGGCCGGCCTGGGCTCCTCCGCCGCCGCGTCGTGA
- a CDS encoding PilT/PilU family type 4a pilus ATPase — protein sequence MTGLPYTVEDLLRATADRGASDLYVKADTPPMFRISGAVESSGLPAPSSSALDDLLTGIMNDAQREALRRAGHADFAYWEPSLGRFRINVYLQRGTTALVARRVRQDIPSFEELALPAVVAELALTPRGLVLVTGPAGSGKSTTLAAMIDHRNRSVSGHIITIEDPIEYLHADRQSIVSQREVGADADSFVSALRGALRQTPDVILIGEMRDAESAQAAVYFAETGHLVLSTLHTINANQALDRVLHFFPPEIHGEMFLRLASTLVGIVAQRLVPRADGSGMVPGVEILRATPRVRDLIRRGDIGALRQAMSEGHDGGMQTFDDSFFDLYQRGLISVETALESAESPNDLRLRLRGFAPAGRRIS from the coding sequence ATGACCGGCCTGCCGTACACGGTCGAGGACCTGCTGCGGGCGACGGCCGACCGGGGCGCGTCGGACCTGTACGTCAAAGCGGACACCCCCCCGATGTTCCGGATCTCCGGCGCCGTCGAATCGTCGGGGCTGCCCGCGCCGTCGTCCTCGGCGCTCGATGACCTGTTGACGGGAATCATGAACGACGCGCAGCGCGAGGCGCTCCGGCGCGCCGGGCACGCAGATTTCGCATACTGGGAGCCGTCGCTCGGCCGGTTTCGCATCAACGTCTACCTGCAGCGCGGGACCACGGCCCTCGTCGCGCGCCGCGTCCGCCAGGACATTCCGTCGTTCGAGGAACTGGCGCTGCCCGCGGTGGTCGCGGAGCTCGCGCTCACGCCGCGCGGGCTCGTCCTGGTCACCGGTCCGGCCGGGTCCGGCAAGTCGACGACGCTCGCCGCGATGATCGACCACCGCAACCGCTCCGTGTCGGGCCATATCATCACGATCGAGGACCCGATCGAGTACCTGCACGCCGACCGGCAGAGCATCGTGAGCCAGCGCGAAGTCGGTGCGGACGCGGACTCGTTCGTCTCGGCGCTGCGCGGGGCGCTGCGTCAGACGCCGGACGTCATCCTGATCGGCGAGATGCGCGACGCCGAGAGCGCCCAGGCCGCCGTGTACTTTGCGGAGACCGGTCACCTGGTCCTCAGCACGCTGCACACCATAAACGCCAACCAGGCGCTCGATCGCGTGCTCCATTTCTTCCCGCCGGAGATCCACGGTGAGATGTTTCTGCGCCTCGCCTCCACCCTGGTGGGCATCGTTGCGCAGCGGCTCGTGCCGCGCGCGGACGGCAGCGGGATGGTCCCGGGCGTGGAAATCTTGCGCGCGACGCCGCGGGTCCGCGATCTCATCCGGCGGGGAGACATCGGGGCGCTCCGCCAGGCCATGTCGGAGGGCCACGACGGCGGCATGCAGACGTTCGACGACTCGTTCTTCGATCTTTACCAGCGCGGGCTCATCAGCGTCGAGACGGCGCTCGAGTCCGCGGAGAGTCCCAACGATCTACGGCTCCGGTTGCGGGGGTTCGCCCCGGCCGGGCGCCGGATAAGCTGA
- a CDS encoding type IV pilus twitching motility protein PilT yields MDITELLILTRDRDASDLHLTVGTPPSLRIHGKLVRLDYPALTAASLHEMLYDVLTDDHKARFEDTHDLDLSLELQNVGRFRVNVFMQRLGEAAVFRLIPTAIKSLDQLGMPSVLRTLAMKDRGLVLVTGPTGSGKSTTLAAMIDLMNTERPDHIITIEDPIEFVHQHKSCIVNQREVGPHTNSFSAALRSALREDPDIILVGEMRDLETIAMALTAAETGHLVLATLHTNSAAQTINRVIDVFPPHQQEQIRVQLSEAMLGVLAQTLIPRVDGRGRVAAIELMIATSAIRNLIREGKTFQIPSMIETGAKEGMISLDQCLRDLLRRGLISPEDAFIRAVDRDAFAAGNPSRPAAAPVPAAKPAVAALRHVGPAAAVGERDGQ; encoded by the coding sequence ATGGATATCACGGAACTGCTGATCCTGACCCGCGACCGAGATGCGTCCGACCTTCATTTGACCGTCGGCACGCCGCCGTCGCTTCGAATCCACGGCAAGCTGGTCCGTCTGGACTACCCCGCGCTGACCGCGGCCTCGCTCCACGAAATGCTCTACGACGTGCTCACCGACGACCATAAGGCCCGGTTCGAAGATACCCATGACCTGGACCTATCCCTCGAGCTCCAGAACGTCGGCCGCTTCCGCGTGAACGTGTTCATGCAGCGCCTCGGCGAGGCGGCGGTGTTTCGGCTGATCCCGACCGCCATCAAGAGCCTCGACCAGCTCGGCATGCCGTCCGTGCTGCGGACGCTCGCCATGAAGGACCGGGGCCTCGTTCTGGTCACCGGACCGACCGGCTCGGGCAAGTCGACCACGCTCGCCGCGATGATCGATCTGATGAACACCGAACGGCCCGACCACATCATCACGATCGAGGATCCGATCGAGTTCGTGCACCAGCACAAGAGCTGCATCGTCAACCAGCGCGAGGTCGGACCCCACACCAACTCCTTCTCCGCGGCGCTGCGCAGCGCGCTGCGCGAAGACCCCGACATCATCCTCGTCGGCGAGATGCGGGATTTGGAAACGATCGCCATGGCCTTGACCGCCGCCGAGACCGGGCACCTCGTGCTGGCGACGCTGCACACCAACAGCGCCGCGCAGACGATCAACCGCGTGATCGACGTGTTCCCGCCGCACCAGCAGGAGCAAATCCGGGTCCAGCTGTCCGAGGCGATGCTCGGGGTCCTGGCACAGACCCTGATTCCCCGGGTGGACGGGCGGGGCCGCGTGGCCGCGATCGAGCTGATGATCGCCACGTCCGCGATCCGAAATCTGATCCGGGAAGGCAAGACGTTCCAGATTCCGTCGATGATCGAGACCGGCGCGAAGGAGGGCATGATCAGCCTCGACCAGTGCCTGCGGGACCTCTTGCGGCGCGGGCTCATCTCACCGGAGGACGCCTTTATCCGGGCCGTGGACCGCGACGCGTTCGCCGCCGGTAATCCCTCGCGCCCCGCGGCGGCGCCGGTTCCGGCGGCCAAGCCCGCGGTGGCGGCGCTGCGCCATGTCGGGCCGGCCGCGGCGGTCGGGGAGCGGGACGGCCAATGA
- a CDS encoding TlpA disulfide reductase family protein, producing the protein MKFPRAAAPALVGVLVLLACGLGVVAFRAVTHTAAGEVADETVAPRARVGTDPGAIAPAFTAPAYAGAPISLDRFRGHPIILNFWASWCPPCRAEMPALEAAYRTYQARGVVVIGIDGATDTWAASRTFLAARGVSYPAARDERGQVAQMYHVAGLPTTFFIRADGRIGGVALTGGFTGKDGAEELTKQIEALLH; encoded by the coding sequence ATGAAATTCCCGCGGGCCGCCGCGCCGGCGTTGGTCGGGGTCCTCGTCCTGCTCGCGTGCGGGCTCGGTGTCGTGGCGTTCCGCGCGGTGACGCACACCGCCGCGGGCGAGGTGGCCGACGAGACCGTGGCGCCGCGCGCGCGTGTCGGGACCGACCCCGGCGCCATCGCGCCCGCGTTCACCGCGCCCGCATACGCCGGCGCGCCGATCTCGCTCGACCGGTTCCGCGGACATCCGATCATTCTCAATTTCTGGGCTTCGTGGTGCCCGCCGTGCCGGGCGGAGATGCCCGCGCTGGAGGCCGCCTACCGGACGTATCAGGCCCGCGGCGTCGTCGTGATCGGCATCGATGGGGCGACCGACACCTGGGCGGCCAGCCGGACCTTCCTGGCCGCGCGCGGCGTGAGCTATCCTGCCGCCCGCGACGAGCGCGGGCAGGTCGCACAGATGTACCACGTCGCCGGGCTGCCGACGACGTTCTTCATTCGCGCGGACGGCCGCATCGGCGGGGTCGCCCTGACGGGCGGGTTCACCGGCAAGGACGGAGCCGAGGAGCTCACCAAACAGATCGAGGCGCTGCTGCATTAG
- a CDS encoding FxLYD domain-containing protein encodes MMRTGRVWRHRWIVGAAIATVAALVGPYAAVPPASAAASLGVVPGESIGPARLGMTASAAASALGPSVSQGPTRRLYSRYGLVLDFDSGIVVRISTASPKYRTIAGAGVGTPVTDAPRLVGDVNAVTTMSGLDTTVAYVFQGVGFVFRAGRAIQTFVVAPVPFGPRKNSAVAPVSPPGPPILVPGGPPAPPAGPAPSTTGSAPSRATSPAGSPSAALRDVTAAVLSVGGLTVTGSVANTGAVPIGPLVVAATFTRASGDQVEGRATVQGPLAPGGSAPFTIQAAMVADIIIRYQVSVTSAAGALLAATPAQTVPASSYTDFAQRQIHIKVDLGAPSQMTGPPKVQALVSVADTGAIPAQWVQQITVVLPYTNSGTAGSVTVQLRPGQTQTVLVPTGATLGAPQVTAVVLGG; translated from the coding sequence ATGATGCGCACCGGCCGCGTGTGGCGGCACAGGTGGATTGTCGGCGCTGCGATCGCAACGGTCGCGGCGCTTGTGGGGCCGTACGCCGCCGTTCCGCCCGCGTCGGCCGCCGCCTCGCTCGGCGTCGTACCGGGCGAGTCGATCGGGCCCGCCCGCCTCGGCATGACGGCGAGCGCCGCCGCGTCCGCGCTGGGTCCCTCGGTCTCGCAGGGTCCGACCCGCCGTCTATACTCGCGCTACGGATTGGTCCTGGACTTCGATTCGGGCATCGTGGTCCGGATCTCCACCGCCTCCCCGAAGTACCGGACGATCGCCGGGGCGGGGGTGGGGACGCCGGTCACGGACGCCCCGCGCTTGGTCGGTGACGTCAACGCGGTGACGACCATGTCCGGGCTGGACACGACCGTCGCCTACGTGTTCCAAGGGGTCGGTTTTGTCTTCCGCGCCGGGCGTGCCATTCAGACCTTCGTTGTGGCGCCGGTACCGTTCGGTCCGCGGAAGAACTCGGCCGTCGCGCCCGTCTCACCGCCCGGCCCGCCCATTCTCGTGCCGGGCGGGCCCCCCGCGCCGCCCGCGGGCCCGGCGCCGTCGACCACGGGTTCGGCGCCTTCCCGCGCCACATCGCCGGCCGGCTCCCCGTCCGCGGCGCTGCGCGATGTGACGGCCGCGGTGCTGTCCGTCGGCGGTCTGACCGTGACGGGCTCTGTCGCGAACACCGGCGCCGTGCCGATTGGTCCCCTCGTCGTGGCGGCCACGTTCACGCGCGCGTCGGGCGATCAGGTTGAGGGCAGGGCGACGGTCCAGGGGCCGCTGGCTCCGGGCGGCAGCGCGCCGTTTACCATTCAGGCCGCGATGGTCGCCGACATCATCATTCGCTATCAGGTGTCCGTGACCAGCGCCGCGGGCGCGCTCCTCGCCGCGACGCCGGCGCAGACAGTCCCCGCGTCGTCCTACACCGACTTCGCGCAGCGGCAGATTCACATCAAGGTCGATCTCGGTGCCCCCTCTCAGATGACCGGGCCGCCGAAAGTGCAGGCGCTGGTATCGGTGGCCGATACCGGCGCGATCCCCGCGCAGTGGGTGCAGCAGATCACGGTGGTGCTGCCGTATACGAACAGCGGGACGGCGGGGTCCGTGACCGTGCAGTTGCGCCCCGGGCAGACGCAGACCGTGCTCGTTCCAACGGGCGCGACCCTCGGTGCTCCGCAGGTGACGGCCGTGGTGCTCGGTGGATAG
- the ruvX gene encoding Holliday junction resolvase RuvX — MGRVLAIDLGTKRIGIALSDPTAMIATPLETVTGAGGRRAAERVADLCRRHDVAAVVVGWPRNMDGSRGPAARQAEAFAERLRTALSVPVELWDERLSTAAAERALIEADVRREERRRSRDRVAAAVILQGYLDARRTAAGAVRLSQNESGHKEERP; from the coding sequence GTGGGGCGAGTCCTCGCGATCGACCTTGGGACCAAACGGATCGGCATCGCGCTGAGCGACCCCACCGCGATGATCGCGACGCCGCTTGAGACCGTTACCGGTGCCGGCGGGCGCCGTGCCGCCGAGCGCGTGGCGGACCTCTGCCGGCGCCACGACGTCGCCGCCGTCGTCGTGGGCTGGCCCCGCAACATGGACGGTTCCCGCGGTCCGGCGGCGCGGCAGGCGGAGGCCTTTGCCGAGCGGCTGCGGACCGCTCTCTCCGTGCCGGTCGAGCTCTGGGACGAGCGGCTGTCCACCGCCGCGGCCGAGCGCGCGCTGATCGAAGCAGACGTGCGGCGGGAGGAGCGCCGGCGCTCCCGCGACCGCGTCGCCGCGGCCGTGATCCTCCAGGGGTATCTCGACGCCCGGAGAACGGCAGCCGGCGCCGTCCGTCTGAGCCAAAACGAGTCTGGGCATAAGGAGGAGCGACCATGA
- the alaS gene encoding alanine--tRNA ligase: protein MTGAEIREAFLRYFEERGHTRVPSASLVPAGDPTLLFVNAGMVPFKDVFLSLETRPYRRATSVQKCMRVSGKHNDLENVGPSPRHHTFFEMLGNFSFGDYFKREAIRFAWEFVTGPLALPPERFVLTVLADDDDAAAAWAELGVPSERVLRMGEKTNFWMMGDVGPCGPTSELHYDLGPAACTCGRPDCSVRLDNDCGRWVESWNLVFMQFNQAPDGTRTPLPRPGVDTGMGLERIASVIQRAPTNYDTDIFLPILDRIQNILGHSPEQRAAHTVPYRVLADHGRAMTFLTADGVVPGNEGRAYVLRMIIRRAVRFARQAGAAKPVLGDLADAVTAAMGSAYPELVAQRAFVQNVLGAEERRFDQTLGAGLGRLDDLIAEVKRSGRPVIPGADVFRLYDTYGFPPDLTRDVAREHGLEIDEPGFAEEMARQKERSRSTGRDYFEAGPDRAQYSGLRDAAGATVFVGYDTLEAEGRVAALLVDGRRVVEAPRGAAVEVVCDRTPFYAQSGGQVGDTGTITAAAGVVEVEDTQRPAVDLIVHRGRVRTGVLREGDRVRLAVDAPRRQDITRNHTATHLLHAALREVLGEHARQAGSLVAPDRLRFDFAHVRPLTADERAKIEARVNEQILAALPVTTETKPYREAVASGATALFGEKYGEEVRVVSVDGYSRELCGGTHVRTTGEIGLFLITAEGSVGAGIRRVEAVTGRAAVARARATDAALRQAAEVMRVPPDEVPARVRALAERVQSLERQGPKTAAGPDLEAILENATEVDGITVVGIAVPDADPQALRALGDRVRGRLDSGVLVAASTGNGRMEVIVMATPAAVARGAEARRVMQVLNRRLGTRGGGRPELAQGGGGDPALLASVLADLGAVVREALAGRAAGRD from the coding sequence GTGACCGGGGCCGAGATCCGCGAAGCGTTTCTCCGCTACTTCGAGGAGCGCGGCCACACGCGGGTGCCGAGCGCCTCGCTCGTCCCGGCCGGCGACCCGACGCTGCTCTTTGTCAACGCCGGCATGGTCCCGTTCAAGGACGTGTTCCTCAGCCTCGAGACCCGACCGTACCGCCGCGCCACCTCCGTGCAGAAATGCATGCGCGTCAGCGGCAAACACAACGACCTCGAGAACGTGGGGCCCTCGCCGCGGCACCACACGTTTTTCGAGATGCTCGGCAACTTCAGCTTCGGCGATTACTTCAAGCGCGAGGCGATCCGGTTCGCCTGGGAGTTTGTGACCGGCCCGCTGGCGCTGCCGCCCGAGCGGTTCGTGCTCACCGTGCTGGCGGACGACGACGACGCGGCGGCGGCGTGGGCCGAACTCGGGGTGCCGTCCGAGCGCGTCCTGCGGATGGGGGAGAAGACGAACTTCTGGATGATGGGCGACGTCGGGCCGTGCGGTCCCACAAGCGAGCTGCACTACGACCTGGGCCCCGCGGCGTGCACGTGCGGCCGTCCGGACTGCAGCGTCCGTCTCGACAACGACTGCGGCCGCTGGGTGGAGAGCTGGAACCTCGTCTTCATGCAGTTCAATCAGGCGCCCGACGGCACGCGGACGCCGCTGCCGCGGCCGGGCGTCGACACCGGAATGGGACTCGAGCGGATCGCGTCGGTGATCCAGCGGGCGCCGACCAACTACGATACGGACATCTTTCTGCCCATCCTCGACCGCATTCAGAATATCCTCGGACACAGTCCGGAACAGCGCGCCGCGCATACGGTCCCGTACCGGGTCCTCGCCGACCACGGCCGGGCGATGACGTTCCTCACCGCGGACGGGGTTGTCCCCGGGAACGAGGGCCGGGCGTACGTGCTCCGCATGATCATCCGGCGCGCAGTGCGCTTCGCGCGCCAGGCCGGGGCCGCGAAACCGGTGCTGGGTGATCTCGCGGATGCCGTGACCGCGGCGATGGGATCGGCCTATCCCGAGCTCGTCGCGCAGCGGGCGTTCGTGCAGAACGTACTCGGCGCGGAGGAGCGCCGGTTCGATCAGACGCTGGGGGCGGGGCTCGGCCGGCTGGACGACCTGATCGCGGAGGTCAAACGGTCGGGGCGGCCGGTCATTCCGGGCGCCGATGTGTTCCGTCTGTACGACACCTACGGCTTTCCCCCGGATCTGACCCGCGACGTCGCCCGGGAGCACGGTCTCGAGATCGACGAGCCGGGATTCGCCGAGGAGATGGCCCGGCAGAAGGAGCGGTCGCGCAGCACCGGACGCGACTACTTCGAGGCCGGGCCGGACCGCGCGCAGTACAGCGGGCTGCGGGACGCCGCCGGCGCGACGGTGTTCGTGGGGTACGACACCCTCGAGGCGGAGGGCCGCGTGGCGGCGCTGCTCGTCGACGGCCGGCGTGTCGTGGAGGCGCCGCGGGGCGCGGCGGTCGAGGTCGTCTGTGACCGGACGCCGTTCTACGCGCAGTCCGGAGGGCAGGTGGGGGACACCGGCACGATCACGGCCGCGGCGGGTGTGGTCGAGGTAGAAGACACGCAGCGGCCGGCGGTCGATCTGATCGTGCACCGCGGACGGGTCCGGACCGGCGTACTGCGCGAGGGCGATCGCGTCCGCCTGGCGGTCGACGCGCCGCGCCGGCAGGACATCACGCGCAACCACACCGCGACGCACCTGCTGCACGCTGCGCTGCGCGAGGTGCTCGGCGAGCACGCGCGGCAGGCCGGATCGCTCGTTGCGCCCGACCGGCTGCGCTTCGACTTCGCGCACGTGCGGCCGCTCACGGCCGACGAGCGCGCGAAGATCGAGGCGCGCGTCAACGAGCAGATTCTCGCCGCGCTGCCGGTGACTACCGAGACGAAGCCGTACCGGGAGGCGGTCGCCTCGGGCGCCACGGCGCTCTTCGGCGAGAAGTACGGGGAGGAAGTTCGCGTCGTGAGCGTCGACGGCTACAGCCGCGAGTTGTGCGGCGGCACCCACGTCCGGACGACGGGAGAGATCGGGTTGTTCCTGATCACCGCGGAAGGCTCGGTCGGCGCCGGGATCCGGCGCGTCGAGGCGGTGACGGGCCGCGCGGCGGTCGCCCGCGCCCGCGCGACCGATGCCGCGCTCCGGCAGGCGGCGGAGGTGATGCGCGTGCCGCCGGACGAGGTGCCGGCCCGCGTGCGGGCGCTCGCGGAGCGGGTGCAGAGTCTCGAGCGGCAGGGGCCGAAGACCGCGGCCGGCCCCGATCTCGAGGCAATTCTCGAGAACGCAACCGAGGTGGACGGGATCACGGTCGTCGGCATCGCCGTCCCCGACGCGGACCCGCAGGCGCTGCGCGCGCTTGGTGACCGCGTGCGCGGCCGGTTGGACTCCGGCGTCCTCGTCGCGGCCTCGACCGGCAACGGCCGGATGGAGGTCATCGTAATGGCGACGCCCGCGGCGGTCGCGCGCGGGGCCGAGGCGCGGCGCGTGATGCAGGTGTTGAACCGCCGGCTCGGCACGCGGGGCGGCGGGCGTCCCGAGCTCGCGCAGGGCGGCGGGGGGGATCCGGCGCTCCTCGCGTCCGTGCTCGCCGATCTCGGCGCGGTCGTCCGGGAGGCGCTCGCGGGCCGCGCCGCCGGCCGGGACTGA